A genomic region of Arachis stenosperma cultivar V10309 chromosome 9, arast.V10309.gnm1.PFL2, whole genome shotgun sequence contains the following coding sequences:
- the LOC130947299 gene encoding protein CHROMATIN REMODELING 20 isoform X1, whose translation MTLDLKTVIHFSYSCSVGFLPIVKTTALEMEGKTEDEVVDIESGSSGSFNDDSDDEGSLPPEVDDDRVNLEEPLTEEEIQDLISELLEVESKAAEAQEALEEESLAKVESDVRQELQQTLTEDDLETAVADEMATFKEEWETVLDDLETESANLLEQLDGAGIELPSLYKWIEKEAPNGCRTEAWKKRNHWVGLQATTEIAESVADAEKYLQVNRPVRRRHGKLLEEGASGFLQKKIGDETKDPVKKGMEGDWDLFNKIVSDGSGTDVSFGSKHWASVYLASTPQQAALMGLKFPGVNEVEEIDDVDGNSADPFVAAAIANERELDLSEEQKRQFKKVKEEDDAIVDRKLQIHLKQRRRRKKSKQNDKLEDFDAGYDLEKENAMSTGDLADPPKSLLDDIIEQRGTKRLNDGELDTDNKKSRTISDDSDDDTDAIEDKVDRNMSTLEEKGLLNSGADTLPSVCPNEKFHCTICHQVALEVHSHPLLKVIICGDCNCLMEEKICRKDLSLDSPSSHCAWCGGSSGLINCKSCTMLFCTNCIKKNLGAESLTKAQATGWDCCFCQPNSLQRLTLLLEKAMGSTAELVSSSSSDSENSDDSDDSDESDAEINATISSKRRRKKKIRRILDDTELGEETKKKIAIEKERQERLKSLRGQFSASPNEMSSSNLSEGASVEVLGDAASGYIVNVVREKGEEAVRIPPSISAKLKAHQIAGIRFMWENIVESIRKVKSGDKGLGCILAHTMGLGKTFQVIAFLYTAMRCVDLGLRTALIVTPVNVLHNWRQEFIKWKPSELKQLRVFMLEDVPRDRRVELLAKWRTKGGVFLIGYTAFRNLSFGKHVKDRNVAREICHALQDGPDILVCDEAHMIKNTRADVTHALKQVKCQRRIALTGSPLQNNLMEYYCMVDFVREGFLGSSHEFRNRFQNPIENGQHTNSTLTDVKIMNQRSHILYEQLKGFVQRMDMTVVKKDLPPKTVFVVTVKLSLLQRKLYKRFLDVHGFSKDSAHEKFGKRCFFAGYQALARIWNHPGILQLTKEDKDYVRQEEAVENFIVDDCSSDDNSDINAVGEKMRYANDLPQKKDGTGFFVKGWWHDLLPGKIYREPDHGGKMVLLLEILTISSSVGDKVLVFSQSIPTLDLIELYLSKIPRHGKPGKRWKKGKDWYRLDGRTESSERQRIVERFNEPSNKRVKCTLISTRAGSLGINLHSANRVVIIDGSWNPTYDLQAIYRAWRYGQTKPVFAYRLLAHGTMEEKIYKRQVTKEGLAARVVDRQQVHRTISKEEMLHLFEFGDDENPETLAELNQENGSSSNTVKHTTPHSNGSSNSDKLMESLLKNHQPRWIANYHEHETLLQENEEEKLSKEEKDMAWEVYKKSLEWEEVGRVPISDPMPDQKAEMAASSKLQQVKDPLSMVSSSRIRNRFNMRKCTNLAHMLTLRSQRIKQGGCTVCGECAQEIRWDDLKITK comes from the exons ATGACACTTGACCTGAAAACTGTCATCCACTTTTCGTATTCTTGTTCAGTTGGATTCCTTCCTATCGTTAAAACAACTGCATTAG AGATGGAGGGAAAAACCGAGGATGAGGTGGTAGATATTGAGAGTGGTTCTAGTGGTTCTTTCAATGATGATTCTGATGATGAGGGATCTTTGCCTCCTGAAGTTGATGATGATAGAGTAAATCTTGAG GAACCTTTGACTGAGGAGGAGATACAAGACCTTATTTCTGAGTTGTTAGAAGTAGAGAGCAAG GCTGCAGAGGCCCAAGAAGCTCTTGAAGAGGAGTCTCTTGCCAAAGTGGAGAGTGATGTTAGACAAGAATTGCAGCAAACTCTGACAGAGGATGAT TTGGAAACTGCTGTTGCTGATGAGATGGCTACTTTTAAAGAAGAGTGGGAAACTGTGCTGGACGACCTTGAAACTGAAAGTGCCAACTTGCTG gaacaactCGACGGTGCTGGAATTGAGCTCCCAAGCCTTTATAAGTGGATTGAAAAGGAAGCTCCCAATGGTTGCCGCACTGAAGCATGGAAAAAGAGGAATCATTGGGTAGGGTTGCAGGCAACTACGGAAATTGCTGAATCAGTTGCTGATGCTGAGAAGTATCTACAAGTAAACAGACCTGTTAGAAG GCGACATGGTAAACTACTTGAAGAGGGAGCTAGTGGATTTctccaaaaaaaaattggtgatGAAACCAAGGATCCTGTAAAGAAAGGAATGGAGGGAGATTGGGATTTGTTCAATAAAATAGTGTCTGATGGGAGTGGCACTGATGTTTCATTTGGCAGTAAGCACTGGGCTTCTGTTTATTTGGCCAGCACCCCACAGCAAGCTGCACTGATGGGACTCAAATTTCCTGGAGTTAATGAG GTAGAGGAGATTGACGATGTTGATGGCAATTCGGCTGATCCATTTGTTGCAGCTGCGATAGCAAATGAAAGAGAACTAGATCTTTCTGAGGAGCAAAAGAGACAATTTAAGAAG GTCAAAGAAGAGGATGATGCTATTGTTGATAGGAAGCTTCAAATCCATTTGAAACAAAGGAGGCGTCGGAAGAAAAGTAAACAg AACGATAAACTTGAAGATTTTGATGCTGGTTACGATCTTGAAAAGGAAAATGCTATGAGTACTGGTGACTTGGCTGATCCACCCAAATCTTTGTTGGATGATATTATTGAACAGCGGGGAACTAAGCGTTTGAATGATGGTGAGCTCGACACTGATAATAAAAAGTCTCGTACTATTAGTGATGATAGTGACGATGACACAGATGCCATTGAAGACAAGGTAGATAGGAATATGAGTACTCTAGAGGAAAAAGGCTTATTAAACAGTGGAGCTGATACTCTTCCTTCAGTGTGTCCAAATGAGAAATTTCACTGCACAATTTGTCATCAAGTGGCTCTTGAAGTTCACTCACACCCTCTGTTGAAGGTGATTATTTGTGGAGATTGCAATTGCTTAATGGAGGAAAAGATATGCCGAAAG GACCTGAGTCTTGATTCTCCCTCAAGTCATTGTGCATGGTGTGGAGGAAGCAGTGGATTAATTAATTGTAAATCATGCACAATGTTATTCTGCACCAACTGCATAAAGAAGAATCTTGGTGCAGAATCTCTTACTAAAGCTCAGGCCACTGGCTGGGATTGTTGTTTTTGCCAGCCAAATAGTCTGCAAAGACTGACACTGCTATTGGAGAAAGCTATGGGATCTACTGCTGAACTAGTTTCCAGCTCTAGCAGTGATTCAGAAAATTCAGATGATTCAGATGATTCGGATGAGTCTGATGCAGAGATTAATGCTACAATCAG CTCTAAGAGAAGGCGCAAAAAGAAGATTCGAAGGATACTCGATGATACGGAATTAGGtgaagaaacaaaaaagaaaatagcaATTGAAAAG GAACGTCAGGAACGCTTGAAGTCTTTGCGAGGCCAGTTCTCTGCTTCACCAAATGAAATGAGCTCATCAAATTTATCCGAAGGGGCTAGTGTTGAAGTTCTTGGCGATGCGGCATCAGGTTACATAGTGAATGTTGTGAGGGAGAAAGGTGAAGAAGCTGTCAGAATTCCTCCGAGCATCTCAGCCAAACTCAAAGCCCACCAG ATTGCAGGAATAAGATTTATGTGGGAAAATATAGTAGAGTCAATAAGAAAAGTGAAGTCTGGGGATAAAGGTCTTGGCTGTATTCTAGCTCATACCATGGGCCTTGGTAAAACTTTTCAG GTGATTGCTTTCTTGTACACTGCAATGAGGTGTGTTGATTTGGGGTTAAGGACCGCACTTATAGTCACACCTGTCAATGTTCTGCATAATTGGCGGCAGGAGTTTATTAAGTGGAAGCCCTCAGAGTTAAAGCAACTCAGAGTCTTCATGCTGGAAGATGTACCAAG AGATAGGAGGGTTGAGCTGCTTGCAAAGTGGAGAACCAAAGGTGGTGTCTTTTTGATTGGTTATACTGCTTTCCGTAATTTATCTTTTGGGAAGCATGTGAAAGACCGGAATGTGGCCAGAGAGATTTGCCATGCTTTGCAG GATGGACCGGACATTCTTGTTTGTGATGAAGCCCATATGATTAAAAATACAAGGGCTGATGTAACTCATGCCTTGAAACAAGTAAAATGCCAAAGAAGAATTGCCCTGACTGGATCGCCCCTTCAAAACAATCTCATGGAATACTATTGT ATGGTTGATTTTGTAAGAGAAGGTTTTCTTGGAAGCAGCCATGAATTTAGAAACCG CTTCCAGAATCCTATAGAGAATGGTCAACACACTAATTCGACTCTCACAGATGTGAAAATTATGAACCAAAGATCACATATTCTCTATGAACAGTTAAAAGGCTTTGTCCAAAGAATGGACATGACTGTGGTGAAAAAGGATCTACCCCCCAAAACTGTCTTCGTGGTAACTGTCAAGCTTTCTTTGTTACAAAGAAAACTGTACAAAAGATTCCTTGATGTGCATGGGTTCAGTAAAGACAGCGCTCATGAAAAGTTTGGAAAAAGATGTTTTTTTGCTGGTTACCAGGCGTTAGCCCGG ATATGGAACCACCCTGGGATCTTGCAATTAACAAAAGAAGACAAGGACTATGTAAGACAAGAAGAAGCTGTTGAGAATTTTATCGTGGATGACTGCAGCAGTGATGATAATTCCGATATTAATGCTGTTGGAG AGAAGATGAGGTATGCAAATGATTTGCCGCAAAAGAAAGATGGTACTGGCTTTTTCGTAAAG GGTTGGTGGCATGATCTACTTCCTGGAAAGATTTATAGAGAGCCTGATCATGGTGGCAAAATGGTTTTGCTACTAGAGATATTAACCATAAGTTCTAGTGTGGGCGATAAGGTATTAGTTTTTAGTCAGAGCATACCAACGCTAGACCTCATAGAACTTTATCTCTCAAAGATACCCCGACATGGCAAACCTGGGAAGCGTTGGAAGAAGGGGAAAGATTGGTATCG GCTGGATGGAAGGACAGAGAGCTCTGAAAGGCAGAGGATTGTTGAGAGATTTAATGAGCCCTCAAATAAGAGGGTAAAATGCACTCTGATTTCAACCAGAGCAGGTTCTTTGGGTATTAACCTTCATTCTGCTAACCGTGTTGTTATAATTGATGGTTCTTGGAATCCAACATACGATCTGCAGGCCATCTATCGTGCTTGGAG GTATGGGCAGACAAAACCTGTATTTGCATACCGATTGCTGGCTCATGGCACCATGGAAGAGAAAATATATAAGCGCCAG GTAACAAAGGAGGGGCTTGCCGCTAGAGTGGTTGATAGGCAACAGGTGCATAGGACCATATCTAAAGAAGAGATGTTACATCTGTTTGAGTTTGGTGATGATGAGAACCCTGAGACTTTGGCTGAACTTAATCAAGAAAATGGCAGCAGTAGTAATACAGTTAAACATACAACACCACATTCAAATGGAAGTAGCAACTCTGATAAGCTAATGGAAAGCTTACTTAAAAATCATCAACCCCG TTGGATTGCCAATTATCATGAACATGAAACCCTGTTACAAGAAAATGAAGAGGAGAAGCTATCAAAAGAGGAGAAAGACATGGCTTGGGAGGTGTACAAGAAATCACTTGAATGGGAAGAAGTGGGGAGGGTACCAATTAGTGACCCCATGCCTGATCAAAAGGCAGAGATGGCTGCAAGTTCAAAACTACAACAGGTGAAAGACCCTCTTAGCATGGTGTCAAGTAGTAGAATAAGGAATCGTTTTAACATGAGAAAGTGCACAAACCTTGCACACATGCTCACACTCAGAAGTCAGAGAATAAAACAAGGTGGCTGTACAGTTTGTGGGGAATGTGCTCAGGAGATCAGGTGGGATGACTTGAAGATTACTAAATAG
- the LOC130947299 gene encoding protein CHROMATIN REMODELING 20 isoform X2: protein MEGKTEDEVVDIESGSSGSFNDDSDDEGSLPPEVDDDRVNLEEPLTEEEIQDLISELLEVESKAAEAQEALEEESLAKVESDVRQELQQTLTEDDLETAVADEMATFKEEWETVLDDLETESANLLEQLDGAGIELPSLYKWIEKEAPNGCRTEAWKKRNHWVGLQATTEIAESVADAEKYLQVNRPVRRRHGKLLEEGASGFLQKKIGDETKDPVKKGMEGDWDLFNKIVSDGSGTDVSFGSKHWASVYLASTPQQAALMGLKFPGVNEVEEIDDVDGNSADPFVAAAIANERELDLSEEQKRQFKKVKEEDDAIVDRKLQIHLKQRRRRKKSKQNDKLEDFDAGYDLEKENAMSTGDLADPPKSLLDDIIEQRGTKRLNDGELDTDNKKSRTISDDSDDDTDAIEDKVDRNMSTLEEKGLLNSGADTLPSVCPNEKFHCTICHQVALEVHSHPLLKVIICGDCNCLMEEKICRKDLSLDSPSSHCAWCGGSSGLINCKSCTMLFCTNCIKKNLGAESLTKAQATGWDCCFCQPNSLQRLTLLLEKAMGSTAELVSSSSSDSENSDDSDDSDESDAEINATISSKRRRKKKIRRILDDTELGEETKKKIAIEKERQERLKSLRGQFSASPNEMSSSNLSEGASVEVLGDAASGYIVNVVREKGEEAVRIPPSISAKLKAHQIAGIRFMWENIVESIRKVKSGDKGLGCILAHTMGLGKTFQVIAFLYTAMRCVDLGLRTALIVTPVNVLHNWRQEFIKWKPSELKQLRVFMLEDVPRDRRVELLAKWRTKGGVFLIGYTAFRNLSFGKHVKDRNVAREICHALQDGPDILVCDEAHMIKNTRADVTHALKQVKCQRRIALTGSPLQNNLMEYYCMVDFVREGFLGSSHEFRNRFQNPIENGQHTNSTLTDVKIMNQRSHILYEQLKGFVQRMDMTVVKKDLPPKTVFVVTVKLSLLQRKLYKRFLDVHGFSKDSAHEKFGKRCFFAGYQALARIWNHPGILQLTKEDKDYVRQEEAVENFIVDDCSSDDNSDINAVGEKMRYANDLPQKKDGTGFFVKGWWHDLLPGKIYREPDHGGKMVLLLEILTISSSVGDKVLVFSQSIPTLDLIELYLSKIPRHGKPGKRWKKGKDWYRLDGRTESSERQRIVERFNEPSNKRVKCTLISTRAGSLGINLHSANRVVIIDGSWNPTYDLQAIYRAWRYGQTKPVFAYRLLAHGTMEEKIYKRQVTKEGLAARVVDRQQVHRTISKEEMLHLFEFGDDENPETLAELNQENGSSSNTVKHTTPHSNGSSNSDKLMESLLKNHQPRWIANYHEHETLLQENEEEKLSKEEKDMAWEVYKKSLEWEEVGRVPISDPMPDQKAEMAASSKLQQVKDPLSMVSSSRIRNRFNMRKCTNLAHMLTLRSQRIKQGGCTVCGECAQEIRWDDLKITK, encoded by the exons ATGGAGGGAAAAACCGAGGATGAGGTGGTAGATATTGAGAGTGGTTCTAGTGGTTCTTTCAATGATGATTCTGATGATGAGGGATCTTTGCCTCCTGAAGTTGATGATGATAGAGTAAATCTTGAG GAACCTTTGACTGAGGAGGAGATACAAGACCTTATTTCTGAGTTGTTAGAAGTAGAGAGCAAG GCTGCAGAGGCCCAAGAAGCTCTTGAAGAGGAGTCTCTTGCCAAAGTGGAGAGTGATGTTAGACAAGAATTGCAGCAAACTCTGACAGAGGATGAT TTGGAAACTGCTGTTGCTGATGAGATGGCTACTTTTAAAGAAGAGTGGGAAACTGTGCTGGACGACCTTGAAACTGAAAGTGCCAACTTGCTG gaacaactCGACGGTGCTGGAATTGAGCTCCCAAGCCTTTATAAGTGGATTGAAAAGGAAGCTCCCAATGGTTGCCGCACTGAAGCATGGAAAAAGAGGAATCATTGGGTAGGGTTGCAGGCAACTACGGAAATTGCTGAATCAGTTGCTGATGCTGAGAAGTATCTACAAGTAAACAGACCTGTTAGAAG GCGACATGGTAAACTACTTGAAGAGGGAGCTAGTGGATTTctccaaaaaaaaattggtgatGAAACCAAGGATCCTGTAAAGAAAGGAATGGAGGGAGATTGGGATTTGTTCAATAAAATAGTGTCTGATGGGAGTGGCACTGATGTTTCATTTGGCAGTAAGCACTGGGCTTCTGTTTATTTGGCCAGCACCCCACAGCAAGCTGCACTGATGGGACTCAAATTTCCTGGAGTTAATGAG GTAGAGGAGATTGACGATGTTGATGGCAATTCGGCTGATCCATTTGTTGCAGCTGCGATAGCAAATGAAAGAGAACTAGATCTTTCTGAGGAGCAAAAGAGACAATTTAAGAAG GTCAAAGAAGAGGATGATGCTATTGTTGATAGGAAGCTTCAAATCCATTTGAAACAAAGGAGGCGTCGGAAGAAAAGTAAACAg AACGATAAACTTGAAGATTTTGATGCTGGTTACGATCTTGAAAAGGAAAATGCTATGAGTACTGGTGACTTGGCTGATCCACCCAAATCTTTGTTGGATGATATTATTGAACAGCGGGGAACTAAGCGTTTGAATGATGGTGAGCTCGACACTGATAATAAAAAGTCTCGTACTATTAGTGATGATAGTGACGATGACACAGATGCCATTGAAGACAAGGTAGATAGGAATATGAGTACTCTAGAGGAAAAAGGCTTATTAAACAGTGGAGCTGATACTCTTCCTTCAGTGTGTCCAAATGAGAAATTTCACTGCACAATTTGTCATCAAGTGGCTCTTGAAGTTCACTCACACCCTCTGTTGAAGGTGATTATTTGTGGAGATTGCAATTGCTTAATGGAGGAAAAGATATGCCGAAAG GACCTGAGTCTTGATTCTCCCTCAAGTCATTGTGCATGGTGTGGAGGAAGCAGTGGATTAATTAATTGTAAATCATGCACAATGTTATTCTGCACCAACTGCATAAAGAAGAATCTTGGTGCAGAATCTCTTACTAAAGCTCAGGCCACTGGCTGGGATTGTTGTTTTTGCCAGCCAAATAGTCTGCAAAGACTGACACTGCTATTGGAGAAAGCTATGGGATCTACTGCTGAACTAGTTTCCAGCTCTAGCAGTGATTCAGAAAATTCAGATGATTCAGATGATTCGGATGAGTCTGATGCAGAGATTAATGCTACAATCAG CTCTAAGAGAAGGCGCAAAAAGAAGATTCGAAGGATACTCGATGATACGGAATTAGGtgaagaaacaaaaaagaaaatagcaATTGAAAAG GAACGTCAGGAACGCTTGAAGTCTTTGCGAGGCCAGTTCTCTGCTTCACCAAATGAAATGAGCTCATCAAATTTATCCGAAGGGGCTAGTGTTGAAGTTCTTGGCGATGCGGCATCAGGTTACATAGTGAATGTTGTGAGGGAGAAAGGTGAAGAAGCTGTCAGAATTCCTCCGAGCATCTCAGCCAAACTCAAAGCCCACCAG ATTGCAGGAATAAGATTTATGTGGGAAAATATAGTAGAGTCAATAAGAAAAGTGAAGTCTGGGGATAAAGGTCTTGGCTGTATTCTAGCTCATACCATGGGCCTTGGTAAAACTTTTCAG GTGATTGCTTTCTTGTACACTGCAATGAGGTGTGTTGATTTGGGGTTAAGGACCGCACTTATAGTCACACCTGTCAATGTTCTGCATAATTGGCGGCAGGAGTTTATTAAGTGGAAGCCCTCAGAGTTAAAGCAACTCAGAGTCTTCATGCTGGAAGATGTACCAAG AGATAGGAGGGTTGAGCTGCTTGCAAAGTGGAGAACCAAAGGTGGTGTCTTTTTGATTGGTTATACTGCTTTCCGTAATTTATCTTTTGGGAAGCATGTGAAAGACCGGAATGTGGCCAGAGAGATTTGCCATGCTTTGCAG GATGGACCGGACATTCTTGTTTGTGATGAAGCCCATATGATTAAAAATACAAGGGCTGATGTAACTCATGCCTTGAAACAAGTAAAATGCCAAAGAAGAATTGCCCTGACTGGATCGCCCCTTCAAAACAATCTCATGGAATACTATTGT ATGGTTGATTTTGTAAGAGAAGGTTTTCTTGGAAGCAGCCATGAATTTAGAAACCG CTTCCAGAATCCTATAGAGAATGGTCAACACACTAATTCGACTCTCACAGATGTGAAAATTATGAACCAAAGATCACATATTCTCTATGAACAGTTAAAAGGCTTTGTCCAAAGAATGGACATGACTGTGGTGAAAAAGGATCTACCCCCCAAAACTGTCTTCGTGGTAACTGTCAAGCTTTCTTTGTTACAAAGAAAACTGTACAAAAGATTCCTTGATGTGCATGGGTTCAGTAAAGACAGCGCTCATGAAAAGTTTGGAAAAAGATGTTTTTTTGCTGGTTACCAGGCGTTAGCCCGG ATATGGAACCACCCTGGGATCTTGCAATTAACAAAAGAAGACAAGGACTATGTAAGACAAGAAGAAGCTGTTGAGAATTTTATCGTGGATGACTGCAGCAGTGATGATAATTCCGATATTAATGCTGTTGGAG AGAAGATGAGGTATGCAAATGATTTGCCGCAAAAGAAAGATGGTACTGGCTTTTTCGTAAAG GGTTGGTGGCATGATCTACTTCCTGGAAAGATTTATAGAGAGCCTGATCATGGTGGCAAAATGGTTTTGCTACTAGAGATATTAACCATAAGTTCTAGTGTGGGCGATAAGGTATTAGTTTTTAGTCAGAGCATACCAACGCTAGACCTCATAGAACTTTATCTCTCAAAGATACCCCGACATGGCAAACCTGGGAAGCGTTGGAAGAAGGGGAAAGATTGGTATCG GCTGGATGGAAGGACAGAGAGCTCTGAAAGGCAGAGGATTGTTGAGAGATTTAATGAGCCCTCAAATAAGAGGGTAAAATGCACTCTGATTTCAACCAGAGCAGGTTCTTTGGGTATTAACCTTCATTCTGCTAACCGTGTTGTTATAATTGATGGTTCTTGGAATCCAACATACGATCTGCAGGCCATCTATCGTGCTTGGAG GTATGGGCAGACAAAACCTGTATTTGCATACCGATTGCTGGCTCATGGCACCATGGAAGAGAAAATATATAAGCGCCAG GTAACAAAGGAGGGGCTTGCCGCTAGAGTGGTTGATAGGCAACAGGTGCATAGGACCATATCTAAAGAAGAGATGTTACATCTGTTTGAGTTTGGTGATGATGAGAACCCTGAGACTTTGGCTGAACTTAATCAAGAAAATGGCAGCAGTAGTAATACAGTTAAACATACAACACCACATTCAAATGGAAGTAGCAACTCTGATAAGCTAATGGAAAGCTTACTTAAAAATCATCAACCCCG TTGGATTGCCAATTATCATGAACATGAAACCCTGTTACAAGAAAATGAAGAGGAGAAGCTATCAAAAGAGGAGAAAGACATGGCTTGGGAGGTGTACAAGAAATCACTTGAATGGGAAGAAGTGGGGAGGGTACCAATTAGTGACCCCATGCCTGATCAAAAGGCAGAGATGGCTGCAAGTTCAAAACTACAACAGGTGAAAGACCCTCTTAGCATGGTGTCAAGTAGTAGAATAAGGAATCGTTTTAACATGAGAAAGTGCACAAACCTTGCACACATGCTCACACTCAGAAGTCAGAGAATAAAACAAGGTGGCTGTACAGTTTGTGGGGAATGTGCTCAGGAGATCAGGTGGGATGACTTGAAGATTACTAAATAG